The Faecalibacterium sp. I3-3-89 sequence TCGAGGCCCAGCTTGATGTAATCGCCCTCGAGGCGGTTGGCCACGAGGCTTGCCAGATAGGACAGGCTCTCCATCGTCTCGCCGCGGCGGCCGATGAGGGCGCCCATCTTCTCACCGTTCAGACGGATGATGGTGGCCTCGCCCTTCTGCACGGCGCTGAAGCTGACATCCTGCACGCCCATCTTCTCGATGACGTCCTTCAGGTAGTCCACCGCGGCCTGGACCTTGGCATTCTCCTCGATGCAGATAGGAACTTCCACCTCTTCGCCCTCAGAGGCGGGAGCGGCCTGCTCTTCGGCAGGGGCAGCTTCCTCTGCCGGTGCGGCAGGGGCCTCAGCAGCGGGGGCTTCGGGGGCAGTCTCCTCCACGACAGGCTCAGCCGGTGCAGCCTTTTCCTCCACGACGGGGGCAGGCGCAGCGACCGGAGCAGCAGGCGCAGCCACCGGCTCGTCCGGCAGCTCAACGCTGACGCGGACTTTGGCGGGGGTGAGCTTCAGGCCCAGAAAACCAGTCTTCTGGGGCATTTCCAGCACTTCGTAGCTGACGTTGATGTCGTCCTTCTCCACGCCCAGCAGAGCGCAGGCGTTGATGCGTGCTTCATCGACCGTCTTGCCGGTCGCTTCCTGAGTACGGATCATAACCGTCAATCCTCCTTTTTGTGTTCCAGCTCACTCAGCGGGACGGTGCGCTCGTCCTTGTAGCGCTCCGCATCCTGCTGGCGGGCGTACTCGAGGCGGCGCTTGTTCATCTCGCTGGCGGAGATATTCTTTTCCACGACCTCACCGGTCTTCTCGTCCTTGACCTTGATGGTGGTGCTCTTCACGCCGCGCTTCTCTTCCTTCCTGCGGGACGCGATCTCGGCCTTGACCTGCTCCTTCATCTTCTCAGGGTCATAGATCTTGCGCATGATCTGGGTCTGGACGGTCATGACGATGTTGGAAATGACGTAGTACAGAGAGAATGCGCAGGGCACGGTGAAGCAGAAGAAGACGTACATCAGAGGCATCATATACATGGTCAGCTTCATGCTGCCCTGCATCTCCTGACCGGAGGCCTTCATGCTGATGTGGGTGGAGATGAACATGGTAACGACTGCGAGGATGGGGAAGATCAGCAGGGGCAGGTTGTCCGCTGCCAGACTATACTGGGGCACACGGGTCAGGTCGATGCCGAAGAAATCCATGTGGTTGCCGAACTCGGTGATGGTGCTCAGCTGGTCGGCGGTGAACACAGAGGTGACGCTGCTCTCCCCTGCCAGCACCTGCTCGATGATGTTGGTGTCCCGCGTCACCTGCGTGAAGCTGATGCCCAGGGCTTCCATGGCACTGCCTGCGGCATTGATGGCGTCCGCACCGATGTGGAAGATGCGCTGCAGCGGACGGTACACGACCTCGATGACGCCGAACATGACAAGGAAGTTGACCAGCATCGGCATACAGCCGGCCGTGGGCTTATAGCCATAATCCTGCTGGAGCTTCATCAGCTCTTCCTGCTGCTTGTCGGGCTTGTCCTTGTACTTTTTCTGGATGTCCGCGATCATCGGCTGGAATGCCGACATCTTGGCCATGCTCTTCTGCTGGTTGAGCTGCAGCGGGATGCTGAGCAGGCGGATGACGATGGTGAAGATGATGATGTCCCAGCCATAGTTCGGGATGAGGTTGTAGATCCACTCCATCACATAGCCGAGAGGTACACCGAGGATGTACAAAATATTCATGTCTCTGTCCATTCTGCCCCGCCTGTGGTGCGGGACGGTTATTTTTATCGTAGGACGCACCGCCCACAGCTCAGCACGTCACAAGAAGCATTATAATAGCTTTTCCTCTTAGCCTCCCCTCATTAGGGGAGGTGGCACGCCGCAGGCGTGACGGAGAGGTTCGTTTTCCACTTATTTTTCGTGTCTTGTGGAAAACAGGGCCGACGCCGACAAGTGCCGGGCCGGATTTTTCCAGCGGCCCTTCTC is a genomic window containing:
- a CDS encoding YidC/Oxa1 family membrane protein insertase, with translation MDRDMNILYILGVPLGYVMEWIYNLIPNYGWDIIIFTIVIRLLSIPLQLNQQKSMAKMSAFQPMIADIQKKYKDKPDKQQEELMKLQQDYGYKPTAGCMPMLVNFLVMFGVIEVVYRPLQRIFHIGADAINAAGSAMEALGISFTQVTRDTNIIEQVLAGESSVTSVFTADQLSTITEFGNHMDFFGIDLTRVPQYSLAADNLPLLIFPILAVVTMFISTHISMKASGQEMQGSMKLTMYMMPLMYVFFCFTVPCAFSLYYVISNIVMTVQTQIMRKIYDPEKMKEQVKAEIASRRKEEKRGVKSTTIKVKDEKTGEVVEKNISASEMNKRRLEYARQQDAERYKDERTVPLSELEHKKED
- the jag gene encoding RNA-binding cell elongation regulator Jag/EloR, with product MIRTQEATGKTVDEARINACALLGVEKDDINVSYEVLEMPQKTGFLGLKLTPAKVRVSVELPDEPVAAPAAPVAAPAPVVEEKAAPAEPVVEETAPEAPAAEAPAAPAEEAAPAEEQAAPASEGEEVEVPICIEENAKVQAAVDYLKDVIEKMGVQDVSFSAVQKGEATIIRLNGEKMGALIGRRGETMESLSYLASLVANRLEGDYIKLGLDVAGYRDKRESDLTALAQRIGTKVRRTGRSFAMEPMNPYERRIIHSAIGKMEGVRSESKGEGRDRRVVIYSTDPNAVAESANARPRGPRGGRDRNSNGRGGSYHRGGNGGRNGRGPRSGGPRSSYRSNVPERTYTPRDAESAAPVAPKRTERVDDFADLSFGKIEL